In Eriocheir sinensis breed Jianghai 21 unplaced genomic scaffold, ASM2467909v1 Scaffold457, whole genome shotgun sequence, the sequence ggtgagtgacagtgagtaagtgtgagcgagtgggagcgtgagtgagtgagagtgaatgagtgaaagagtgaatgggtagttgaggaatgtaagtgcgtaaaaggttatgagaagataacacggcgagcgaatgagcgaatatatgaaggagttactgaaatccctcatctcaaagcctcgaacccctccaagaaaccaataactagttagttagataggtaggggtttgattgtaaaagaatgttccggaagggagagagtcagtaatgcggggttaaaagatcacgtgatggaggagagaagctgatgagtaagcgaggaggaggaggaagcagccagaagctgggtagacttgaggcgagcaccacggcagcaaggcagaagcgggagagaggtgaccggagacgagcaccacggcagcaagccagaagcttggagaacgtacacaccacctacggcctactgtgtgaggcgggctagcaggagacgagcagcctTTACTTTACTCTGATCCGTTAGTTCTTTGATCAGTGATATTTTGAATTCTTCCCAGTCCACCACGGGGCCATGCTTCAGAGTGCTTTGAATGTAAACTGCTAATTCTGCGTCTACTCGACTCAAAGCTATTCTTTTTCGATCTTCCCCCCCGTGGGGTGCATTGTTCAATCTGGGAAAGGAATACCTctaatctgcctcctccttctactcccttcaGGTGTCTTCTCTCAAGGATGGGTATGTCCCTTGGTTTAAGTAGTGGTTTGGTAGGCGAGTCTTCTTGGCTTCTACGTAATCGGTCCACTAATTCTAACATTGATGTTTTTAGAAAATCTACCTCTTCCTCGAGTTCTTCCATTTTCACGTTGTTACCCGCTTGTGGCTCTTTCTTTGACTGTGTTTGTACCCTAGGGTCTTCCTGGTCAGTGTCAGTACGCTGTTGGTCTGGGCAGTGTTCACTTTCCCATGGACCCAGCAAGTCAGCTATCTCTTCTTTACAGTTTTCTCCATTGTGTCAAAATTTCCTATGTTCCCTCAGTATCAAATTTTACAGTTTACTCTactaaagagaagagaacaatcaaagcaaactaataaaaaatatataaaacccaTAAACTCAAACGAAACTACCTTCGAACACATGAGCAAGGGAGGTTAAGCACTTGTTTGTTAGTGATAATTACCGCGCCATTGCAGACTACCACTTTCCATTATTTTGCGAGAGACTTACCACGCGCacgctccttccacctcctccctttcctcctcatatacTGCCTGAATGCAGTCATCCTCAAAGAAATTCCCGGCTTTTCCTCCCGGGGCACGAAAAATATCTACCTGAATGTCCTGCTCCTCTACCTCCAATTCCCTTGGAATATGACTATGCCCTACAAGTGCTACTCTAAACATGTTCTCTGGTGTTATGAACaccgagagagaaaaacaagtaaatgcaaagacacacaaaaaaaaaaaagttagaattaGTGGACCGATTACGTAGAAGCCAAGAAGACTCGCCTACCAAACCACTACTTAAACCAAGGGACATGAGAGTTAACTAGACAGTATAAttaatattttattttgtctttttttgttgatTGATTGTTGGTCGCCCTATTGCTTTgcagtcttaacattttttttttttttttacgcataACTTAAAtttctgtatatttatgcatAAATCTCAAAATTATaaattaatttgttttttgtgCACAGTTTAATTttgcatatatttatatataatacatgatgattacgTGAGGCATGTGGGCGATCTCGGGAACATCCAAGCCAACTACAACGGCGAGGCTGACGTCTACATCCACGACCGGCAGATCTCCCTCGACCCGCACTCGCAGCGCTACATCGGCAACCTGGCCATCGTGGTGCACCAGGGGACGGACGACCTGGGCAGAGGCGGCAACGAGGACAGTTTGAAGACTGGTAACGCGGGGAAGCGCTCCGGCTGTGGGATTATTACGATCCCCTACGCTACGCCCGTGCAAAGATATCGCCCCTCCCCATTTTTGGGCTACCAGAGCGCTCCAAATTTCAAACGCCGCTTCTGAATATAAGTTTTAAGCCATagactcaacataatcatcatgtattatatataaatatatgcaaAATTAAACTGTGcacaaaaaacaaattaatttATAATTTTGAGATTtatgcataaatatacagagaaatttacgttatgcgtaaaaaaaaaaaaaaaaaaaaaaaataagactgcAAAGCAATAGGGCGACCAACAAtcaatcaacaaaaaaaaacaaaataaaatattaatTATACTGTCTAGTTAACTCTGCTtcaacaagggggggggggggggggggaatggttcaCAGGGAAATCCCACCGCAAAAGCCACCATATGTAGCGTGGCAAATAGAGaatattaaattaaattaaataaaagctacatcccttgattatgacaaccactagggtagtgaatggtatgtggtagcgtggtagttgtcgagcgctggtcccggatgttaaggcctcaggacaagtgaacactcgttccgaagtttgtgaccagaagggcgttacttgtgtggttaattatggagggtgggaggatttccgtgggaaccacttttgagacagcattaagaaactggatggtgataatgtactatggaggggatgtgtgtatggttcagtaatttccaatgagcagcaaaacaggctccaaatgataacactcagtaaggttatatatataatatgtatttggtttactttaaaggttagcggagtgctaataaaaatatgaaaaaaaaatgaatgaacgacAGGCTgtatttccccaaatcaataaaatgccaagtgttccaggaatacACAGAAATTcttatatctatcggataatttcatgattgaatccaaggttagtaggtaaaacatcagcatcataacgggaggcaatcgttgtttccaataatctcattttgttggggcggggaaacaattcactgagcACCttggcggcatattgccccaggggagaacgcaggtccccgacaccaaccgctgctggtgatgctcgccatactgctcttagttcaacaatgattacaactcggtaaagatgtccttttataacaccttttcgtCTCctgactcgcttgactttcttttcccGCTTCTTCtcgtcaatttcattgcagcttgccttaaggaattaattccatggtTTTTATAGAGCTTTTCGTTGcttcctgtgaaatatcatctagaactagttattggtttcttagaggggttcgaggcttcgagatgagggatttcagtaactcgttcactcacattcggaccgttacactaggaaagggaaagctcttttagcgagtcctgctaaaaccgagaataaacccccgcctctgtgatagcttggttcataagaaagtgtgactatatcatcaataccactccctcgggatgatatctgtttgccattcgaaaacagggtatgatattctgctacggaaggagggatgaatgtaacccgcatggtggtggcgaggagactgtcttttcaaatggacaacattcctattaatacaacAAAATGTAcacaaagattcaacgcgatcggatatgaagtaaacatgtaacagggtattcttcttcgaaatgcataggacgacctttttgatctgtgagtttaatagaaatcgaatcaattactttggatttaagggacttatatatagatggctgcacgccttttgttagaccttcggaaagcgaaaaggcatcaagaatgtttacatttttccctgcatacctggagggattgacaaggtcagtgtaaatgagaacacactgtacgtcaccatttctcaacagaggggcatgaccatgtaacggaacaagaacgttttttttttgttcttcatgtgtaccaaaggaagaaaacacagcataacctaagttggggacaaaaccgagaccctgggccagtcgcgtatcaaaggaaaccttaataaatacaacttgtggatgataaccattgtagcagaacaaagttaaatgatcatttgttgagctaaatgcaagaacctctctagaatacgctagtaaatggtagttgtatccatcgaccatctcctttatcaatgtcgttattataccgctaacacacatcagcaaatacccagtgtcattatacaagatattagcattaatagcctctgacagtgtgcctctttcaatagcttctgaatctggcgttggtcttataccacattcaagatg encodes:
- the LOC126992420 gene encoding superoxide dismutase [Cu-Zn]-like, with translation HDDYVRHVGDLGNIQANYNGEADVYIHDRQISLDPHSQRYIGNLAIVVHQGTDDLGRGGNEDSLKTGNAGKRSGCGIITIPYATPVQRYRPSPFLGYQSAPNFKRRF